A genome region from Prionailurus bengalensis isolate Pbe53 chromosome B4, Fcat_Pben_1.1_paternal_pri, whole genome shotgun sequence includes the following:
- the KCNA6 gene encoding potassium voltage-gated channel subfamily A member 6, whose amino-acid sequence MRSEKSLTLAAPGEVRGPEGEQQDAGDFPEAGGGGGCCSSERLVINISGLRFETQLRTLSLFPDTLLGDPGRRVRFFDPLRNEYFFDRNRPSFDAILYYYQSGGRLRRPVNVPLDIFLEEIRFYQLGDEALAAFREDEGCLPEGGEDEKPLPSQPFQRQVWLLFEYPESSGPARGIAIVSVLVILISIVIFCLETLPQFRADGRGGSNGVSRDSPISRGSQEEEEDEDDSYTFHPGIPPGGMMAGGSSSLSTLGGSFFTDPFFLVETLCIVWFTFELLVRFSACPSKPAFFRNIMNIIDLVAIFPYFITLGTELVQQQEQQSASGGGGQNGQQAMSLAILRVIRLVRVFRIFKLSRHSKGLQILGKTLQASMRELGLLIFFLFIGVILFSSAVYFAEADDDDSLFPSIPDAFWWAVVTMTTVGYGDMYPMTVGGKIVGSLCAIAGVLTIALPVPVIVSNFNYFYHRETEQEEQGQYTHVTCGQSAPDLKAADSGLGKPEFSETTRERRPSYLPPPHRAYAEKRMLTEV is encoded by the coding sequence ATGAGGTCGGAGAAATCCCTCACGCTGGCGGCGCCGGGGGAGGTCCGTGGGCCGGAGGGGGAGCAACAGGACGCGGGAGACTTCCCGgaggccggcgggggcgggggctgctgTAGTAGCGAGCGGCTGGTGATCAATATCTCCGGGCTGCGCTTCGAGACCCAACTGCGCACCCTGTCGCTGTTCCCCGACACGCTGCTGGGAGACCCTGGTCGCCGCGTCCGCTTCTTCGACCCCCTGAGGAACGAGTACTTCTTTGATCGCAACCGGCCGAGCTTCGACGCCATCCTCTACTACTACCAGTCCGGGGGCCGCCTGCGGAGGCCGGTCAACGTGCCCCTGGACATCTTCTTGGAGGAGATCCGCTTCTACCAACTGGGGGATGAAGCCCTGGCGGCCTTCCGGGAGGACGAGGGCTGCCTGCCAGAAGGTGGCGAGGACGAGAAGCCACTGCCCTCCCAGCCCTTCCAGCGCCAGGTGTGGCTGCTCTTCGAGTACCCTGAGAGCTCGGGCCCCGCCAGAGGCATCGCCATCGTCTCCGTGTTGGTCATCCTCATCTCCATCGTCATCTTTTGCCTGGAGACCTTGCCCCAGTTCCGTGCAGATGGTCGAGGTGGAAGCAATGGTGTGAGCAGAGACTCCCCAATTTCCAGGGGTagtcaggaggaagaggaagatgaagatGATTCCTACACTTTTCATCCTGGCATCCCGCCGGGGGGAATGATGGCAGGGGGCTCATCCTCACTCAGTACTCTTGGGGGCTCTTTCTTTACTGACCCCTTCTTTCTGGTGGAGACCTTGTGCATAGTTTGGTTCACTTTTGAGCTCCTGGTTCGCTTTTCTGCCTGCCCTAGCAAGCCAGCCTTCTTCCGCAACATCATGAACATCATTGACTTGGTGGCCATCTTCCCCTACTTCATCACCCTGGGCACTGAGCTGgtgcagcagcaggagcagcagtcAGCCAGTGGAGGGGGTGGCCAGAATGGGCAGCAGGCCATGTCCCTGGCCATCCTCAGGGTGATCCGCCTGGTCCGGGTGTTCCGCATCTTCAAGCTGTCCCGCCACTCCAAGGGGCTGCAGATCCTGGGCAAGACCTTGCAGGCCTCCATGCGGGAGCTGGGTCTgctcatcttcttcctcttcatcgGGGTCATCCTCTTCTCCAGTGCCGTCTACTTCGCAGAGGCTGATGATGATGATTCACTCTTTCCCAGCATCCCGGATGCCTTCTGGTGGGCAGTGGTTACAATGACCACGGTAGGCTACGGAGACATGTACCCCATGACGGTCGGGGGCAAGATCGTGGGCTCGCTGTGTGCCATCGCTGGGGTCCTCACCATCGCCCTGCCTGTGCCGGTCATTGTCTCCAACTTCAACTACTTCTACCACCGGGAGACGGAGCAGGAGGAGCAAGGCCAGTATACCCATGTCACTTGTGGGCAGTCTGCACCAGACCTGAAGGCAGCTGACAGTGGACTTGGCAAGCCTGAGTTCTCTGAGACCACTCGGGAACGGAGACCCAGCTACCTTCCCCCTCCGCATCGGGCATATGCAGAGAAAAGGATGCTCACTGAGGTTTGA